A genomic stretch from Pseudomonas sp. MUP55 includes:
- a CDS encoding amino acid aminotransferase yields MHFDAIGRVPGDPILGLMDLYAQDANPNKFDLGVGAYKDDQGLTPIPHSVKLAEQRLVDSQTTKTYIGGHGDAAFGALISQLVLGADSALLGEHRAGATQTPGGTGALRLTADFIAHSLPGRGVWLSDPTWPIHETIFAKAGLKVSHYPYVGSDNRLDVAAMLATLSSVPKGDVVLLHACCHNPTGFDLSQDDWRQVLQIVRERQLLPLIDFAYQGFGDGLEQDAWAVRLFAAELPEVLITSSCSKNFGLYRDRVGALIVCAADAQKLVDVRSQLANIARNLWSTPPDHGAAVVATILGDAELKKQWSDEVEAMRSRIAQLRAGLVEALTPHGLAERFAHIGTQRGMFSYTGLSAEQVKQLREKHSVYMVSSGRANVAGVDATRLTLLAEAIADVCN; encoded by the coding sequence ATGCACTTCGATGCGATTGGCCGCGTGCCCGGCGATCCGATCCTCGGGTTGATGGACCTGTACGCCCAGGATGCCAACCCGAACAAGTTCGACCTGGGTGTGGGCGCCTACAAGGACGACCAGGGCCTGACGCCGATTCCGCACTCGGTCAAGCTAGCCGAGCAGCGTCTGGTCGACAGCCAGACCACCAAGACCTACATCGGCGGTCACGGTGACGCAGCGTTCGGCGCACTGATCAGCCAACTGGTGCTCGGCGCCGATTCGGCCTTGCTCGGCGAGCACCGCGCCGGTGCCACCCAGACGCCGGGCGGCACCGGTGCACTGCGCCTGACAGCCGACTTCATCGCCCACAGCCTGCCCGGCCGTGGCGTGTGGCTGAGCGACCCGACCTGGCCGATCCACGAAACCATTTTCGCCAAAGCCGGGCTCAAGGTCAGTCACTACCCTTACGTGGGCAGCGACAACCGCCTGGATGTGGCGGCGATGCTGGCCACACTGTCCAGCGTGCCCAAGGGCGACGTGGTCCTGCTTCACGCTTGCTGCCACAACCCCACCGGGTTCGACCTGTCGCAGGATGACTGGCGCCAGGTGCTGCAGATCGTGCGCGAGCGCCAATTGCTGCCGCTGATCGACTTTGCCTATCAGGGCTTTGGCGACGGCCTGGAGCAGGATGCCTGGGCGGTACGCCTGTTCGCCGCCGAACTGCCGGAAGTGTTGATCACCAGTTCATGCTCGAAAAACTTCGGTTTGTACCGCGACCGCGTTGGCGCCTTGATCGTGTGCGCGGCGGATGCGCAAAAGCTTGTGGATGTGCGCAGCCAACTGGCCAATATCGCACGCAATTTGTGGTCGACGCCGCCGGACCATGGCGCTGCCGTGGTCGCGACCATCCTGGGCGATGCCGAGCTGAAAAAGCAGTGGAGCGACGAAGTCGAAGCCATGCGTTCGCGCATCGCCCAGTTGCGTGCCGGGCTGGTGGAAGCACTGACGCCCCACGGCCTGGCTGAGCGGTTTGCGCACATCGGGACGCAGCGTGGGATGTTTTCCTATACCGGCTTGAGTGCCGAGCAGGTCAAGCAACTGCGTGAGAAACACAGTGTGTACATGGTCAGTTCGGGACGGGCCAACGTGGCGGGGGTCGATGCCACACGCTTGACGCTGCTTGCCGAGGCCATCGCCGACGTCTGCAACTAA
- a CDS encoding 4a-hydroxytetrahydrobiopterin dehydratase: protein MTTLNQAHCEACRADAPQVSDEELPVLIKQIPDWNIEVRDGVMQLEKVFLFKNFKFALAFTNAVGEISEAEGHHPGLLTEWGKVTVTWWSHSIKGLHRNDFIMAARTDEVAKSAEGRK from the coding sequence ATGACCACCTTGAACCAAGCCCATTGCGAAGCCTGCCGCGCCGACGCCCCGCAAGTCAGCGATGAAGAACTGCCGGTGCTGATTAAACAGATCCCGGACTGGAACATCGAAGTCCGCGACGGCGTGATGCAGTTGGAAAAGGTTTTCCTGTTCAAGAATTTCAAGTTCGCCCTGGCCTTCACCAACGCCGTGGGTGAAATCTCCGAAGCCGAAGGCCATCACCCTGGCCTGCTCACCGAATGGGGCAAAGTCACCGTGACCTGGTGGAGCCACTCCATCAAGGGCCTGCACCGCAACGACTTCATCATGGCCGCACGCACCGATGAAGTGGCCAAGAGCGCCGAGGGTCGCAAGTAA